A region of the bacterium genome:
TCAGCAGGAAAGCGGCTTGAATGCCGTCTTTGCCAACGGCATCCACAGCTTCCTGACGGCTGCGGACGTAATCCACATGCGTTCCCGCGGAAAGCACTTTGGCATCGATACCAAGCTCTTGTTCGAGAATGAGAGAATGCAGAATTGTGACGCCAAGCTTGCGGGAGGCTTCGGAGATTCCGGTCAAGTTATCCCGCGATACCATGACGGTCGTGTGCTTCGGCTGCAGGAAGTAAAACTCTTCGCGTGAACCGATCGCCTTCATGCCGAAGACCTGATCTGTGCCGACGGTGTCCATCTGTGCGAAGAGCGCGTCCGCGCTGGAGAGCGGAGTGATCGTGAAACTTGCGTTCAAGGCAGCAAGAAGTTTCTGCGCAGAGAAGTTCTGCACATTGCGAATCAAACGATGGGTGGGCAGAATCACAAGTCCCGGGTCTTCCATCGGGAAGAGCGCCATCATGCGATGATCAAAGCCTTGTGGCCCGAGCGGCTTCCAACCTTTTTCGAGGGCTTCACGTTTGAAGTTGCAGGCGGTTTCGTAGCGATGATGTCCGTCGGCGATATAGAGGTCGCAGGGTTCGAGCAGCTTCTGCATACTGGTGACAAATTCCGGATCGTCGGCCACCCAGACTTGATGCAATTCGCCGTAGTCGTCGCGGCATTCGAGAGCGGGCTTGTGCGACTTCGCCACCGAATCCATGAGTTTCACGGTGTCGTTGGCGGGATCGGTATAGAGCATGAAGATGCACTCGTCATTGGTCTCGAGCGCGCGCAACAGCCGCAGGCGGTCCGCTTTGGGTCCGGCCAGAGTATGTTCGTGAGACTTGACGCGCTCTTCTTCGAGCGCCACGGACGCCATGAAGCCTTTGCGGACGTAGGTCTTGTCGAGGAACTTGAACGTTTGATAGTAAAGATAGAAGGCGGGTTTTTGAGCTTCTACGAGTTTTCCTTCCGCGATCCACTTGGCCAGCGTAGCGGCCGCGCCGGGATAAGTTGACTCCGGATCTGCGACCGTTTCATCGGACTTGATAACACGGATGACATTGTAGGGATCGCGCGCGTAGTATTTCTCCTGCAGGGCGCGGTCGATCTTATCGTAGGGTTGCGTCACGAGTTTGTCAAGCTTGGCGGACAAATCGGGGGAATAGGTTAAGCCGCGAAAGGGGTGAATACGTGCCATCAGTAACTCCGGATAACGAAGGGTAGTTTGCGAAAAGATACACAAACTACGGTAAAACCGCAAGTCTGACAGTTTGACTAAGTTCCTCAAAATGCGTATTTTGTAGACTTATTGGCGAGCACGCAACGCAGTGTCCGCAAGTTCCTACTCCCCTCTTTGTCCTATTCTGTCACCCAAGAATTGGGCTAACCCGACTTCCATGCGTCTACCTGATGAACTGATATACATGTCCGCTATTCTGGGCCGGCCAGCCTATTCCCGGACGTTGGGGACAGGTATGGGGAAGGTGTGGGACGTGGTGGCGCAGGTGACGGAGCTGTTTCCCGAGGTGAAGGGGCTGGTGCTGCGGCATCGCGGCCGGTTGGTGCTCTATCCGGCAGCGGGGCAAGAATACCTCGACTTATTGAAGCACGGTCAGCTGAAGGTGGACGAGCACAAGATTTTGCCGCTGGAGCCGGGTCCTGACGATATTTCGATCCGCGATACGCTGTGGGACAAACAGATTGTGGATGTGGAAGGGGCGAAAGTCGTGCGGGTGAATGATGTTCAGCTCCTGGTGGGAGAGCGGCAGTGGGTGGTGCATGTGGACGTGGGCGTGTCGGGTCTGGTGCGTCGTCTGGGCTACGAAAGTGCCATGCGCAAAGCCGCACAAGCGTTCGGCAAGAAATTTGAAGACGAGTTGATATCGTGGAAGTATGTGCAGCCGGTGAGCCATACTCAAGACACTCCCGGACCGGTGCGTCTGAAAGTCGGCGCGCAGCGACTGCGGGAGCTGCATCCGGGAGAGCTTGCGGACATTCTGGAAGATCTCGATCATTCGCAACGGCAAGTGGTGTTGGCGTCGATGGATGCGGAGACGGCTGCGGAAGCACTCGAAGAGACGGACTACGATGTACAGAAGGCGATTCTCGAGAGCCTCGAGCCGGAGCGCGCTGCGGAGATTATCGAGGAGATGGAGCCTTCAATCGCTGCGGACCTGCTTTCGGACTTGGATGTAACGGCTTCCGAGCAGATTATTCAGAAGTTCGAGTTTGAAGACGAGCGGGCCGAAGTCACCGAACTGATGACGTATGAGGAAGAGACCGCCGGCGGCTTGATGACGACGGACTTTCTCGAGATTTCCGAAGAGCAGACGGTGGAAGACGCGATCGAATTGCTGCGCGCGAACGCCGAAGAGATTGAAGCTTATTACTATGTGTATGTGCACGACGAGGACGGCAAGCTGCTGGGCGCATTGTCGCTCAGGCATTTGCTGTTGACCGATCCGGCACTGCAGGTGGGGAACATCCTCTCGGGGCGGCTGATCACCGTTTCGCTGGATGCGGGACTGAAGGAAATCGCGGAGATCTTCCTGACATATAACTTTTTATTCATCCCGGTAGTGGATGACGACGGAGTACAAAAGGGCGTAATAAGCTTTAAGGATTCGCTGGACGACCTTATGCCGACGCTTTACAAAACGTGGAAGAAGGATTAGTGACGAAAGAAAAGGAAAAGATCGTCGAGCATACTGCTTTTGAGCAATTCGACCTCGACGAGCGTCTGGTTCGCGCAGTGATTGCACTGGGATATGAGCGTCCGACGCCGATCCAGAACCAGTCGATTCCGCTGGCGCTGGCGGGAGAAGATGTGATGGGTGCGGCGCAGACCGGTACGGGCAAGACGGCGGCATTCGGTTTGCCGATTCTGCATCACGTGCTGAACAGCAAACATGGAAAGCCCGCAGCGCTGGTGCTGTCGCCTACGCGTGAATTGGCCGTGCAGATTGAGGATTCGCTGAAGAAGTATGCCAAGCATACGAAGATAAAGATACTCGCGATCTACGGCGGCGTGGGCTATGGTCCGCAGCTCGAAGGATTGAAGAAGGGTGCGGACGTGCTGGTAGCAACTCCGGGCCGGCTGCTCGATCATCTGTCGCGCGGGACCTTGAAGCTTGACTCGCTGCAGGTCCTCGTGCTGGACGAAGCGGATCGCATGCTGGACATGGGATTCCTGCCGGATGTCAGGCGGATCATCGCGCGCGTGCCGAAGGAGCGGCAGACGATGCTCTTCTCGGCGACGTTTCCCGATGAGGTGATGAAACTTGCCAACGAGATATTGACCAAGCCGAAGCTGGTTCAAATCGGCGCACGGTCGTCTGCGGCGCGCGGCTTGACGCACACGGCGTATCCAGTGCCCGCGCACTTGAAGCCTGACTTGCTGCTGGAGATTCTCTTGGAAATCAATTCGCCTGCGGTGCTGATATTCACGCGCACCAAGCATCGGGCGGATAAGGTGCAGAAGCTATTAGCGAAGAGCAACATCGAAGTCACGAGTCTGCACAGCGACCGCACGCAGCGGCAGCGCACGGCGGCTCTGGACGGATTCAAGCGGGGCAAGTTCAGTGTGATGGTGGCGACGGATATCGCTGCGCGCGGTATCGACATCAGCGGCATCACGCACGTAGTGAACTATGATCTGCCGGCGACGGCGGAGGATTACGTGCATCGCACGGGCCGCACGGCACGCGCAGAGCGGCTGGGAGATGCGATTACGCTCGTCGCACCCGACGAAGAGATTCTGTTGCGCGAGATCGAGAAGCATCTGGGCACGACCATGACGCGCAGCGCACTCGCGCACTTCAATTATGAAGTTCCCGCACCGGAAAAGGCCACGAGTCTGCAAAAGACGAGCGGCTCCATCGGCCCGCAGAAGAAGACGTTTACGTCATCGCATCGCAGACCGAAGATTCCGCGCAGAACCGGAAGGTAATACAAGGGTTTTTCGACGGCGTTTCTCTTAAAGGAGCATAGCGCAGCCGCTCAGCACGAACGCAGTATTTGCTTTTCAATATTCAATCTCACTTTTTGATTTTTCAAAATGGCCGCACTGTTCTCAAGATTGACTTACCGCGCCTCGCCCGCCTGGACGAGGTTTTTGCTGTTTCTGTCAATCATGGGACCGGGTCTGATCACGGCGAACGTGGACAACGATGCCGGCGGAATCACGACCTATTCGCAGGCGGGTGCGCACTTCGGGCTGACGGTGCTGTGGATCTTCATTCCGATGACGATAGTCCTGATCATGATTCAGGAGATGTCAAACCGGATGGGGGTTGTGACAGGGAAGGGGCTCTCGGATTTGATCCGCGAGACGTTCGGGGTACGGTGGACTTTCTATTTGATGATGGCGTTGCTGGTGACGAATTTCGGGAACGTGGTAGCGGAATTTTCGGGGATAGCGGCGGCGGGGGAATTGTTCGGTGTCTCCAAATGGATTTCCGTGCCGATCGCCGCGCTGCTGGTGTGGGTGCTGGTATTGAAGGCAAGCTATACAATGATTGAGCGGGTGTTTCTGATTGCAGTGGTGTTTTACGCGGCATACGTGATTGCCGGTGTGCAGGCCAAACCCGATTGGGAGCGCGTGGGTTTGGCGCTGGTGACTCCGACATTCACGGGGAATCGCGAGTATCTGCTGATGATTATCGGCGTAATCGGGACGACGATCGCCCCGTGGATGCAGTTTTATCAGCAGGCGAGCGTAGTTGAGAAGGAAATTCCGCTCAAGCATTACAAATATTCGCGGATAGACACGATTGTCGGCGGTGTCGCCGTCAGCATCGTCGCGCTGTTTATCGTGATTGTCTGTGCGGAAACTCTCTATCCGACGGGTATGCGAATTGAAGAAGCCTCACAGGCCGCCGCCGCCTTGAAGCCGTTGGCCGGAGAATTCAGCGCGCTGCTGTTTGGACTGGGGCTATTGAACGCGAGCCTCTTTGCGGCGTCGGTGCTGCCGATTTCGACGTCGTATACAATCTGCGAAGCGATGGGCTGGGAGTCCGGTGTGAATTACCGTTGGGATGAGGCCAAACAGTTTTATGTAATCTACACGGCGCTGATCGTGCTCGGCGCGCTGTTTGTGCTGATACCGGGACTACCGTTGATCCGCGTGATGTTTCTTTCACAGGTGGTTAACGGGGTGCTGCTGCCGTTCATCCTGATTCCGATGCTGATTATGGTGAATCGAACGCGGTTGATGGGCAAGTATGTCAACGGTCCTATCTACAACGTCCTGTGCTGGGGGATGGTGATTGTGTTGAGCGGATTGTCGCTGGTCTACTTTGGAAGTCTGTTGTTTGAATGAGCGCACTGTTCGGGCGGATTCCACCGCTCGCGGATTCACAAAAAAGGCGCAGACTTATCTGCGCCTTTCTAATTTAGCCAAGATAACGGGTTAACGTTCAGTATGCTCGTAGAGCATTTTTAGTTCTTTGGCAATGCGCTTGTCGAGGTTGAGCAGTTCATACTCCAACTGTGGGTTGGCCTTCAGGAGTTCCTGCAATCCGACCTGCATGCCCATGAGCAGGAGCGTGTCGCGCAGGGAGATTGCTCGCTCAATCTGTAAGTCGAGCAGCGCCATTTGCTGATCCATGACAATCGTGCCGATGACCCGACCGACTTTTTCCTCGAATTCGGGGTTGTCGAAATTCCTCTCGAGCGCAATGATTTGTTCGCGGATTTTTTCTTCCGCGACGGTGTTGATAGAATCCACCTTCATTTGATAGACCATTTCGCCCGGGTCGATGACCAGACGCGGTCCGGTCGAATCCGTAGGCGGGAAGTAGCTCGGATTGGTGAGCTGCTTGCTTGACGTGGAGTCGCGCTCGACGATGACACGCGGACGCTCAGCTTGAGCTATCAGCGCGGTTATGAGCAGGATGAAAGTCAGACGGAAAATCATGTCCGGGTGATTTCGGGTTCGTGAATGGTTGAAGCGATCAGCATAGCGACCAGAATCAAGGCGGCTCCGAAGAGCGTCACGGTCGGCGGAACGTGGTTTTGCATGATCCACGCCGCGAGGCCGGCCATGACCGGCTCCATCGAATAAATTATCGCGGCGCCCGTCACCGGCACGCGCGGTTGAAAGCGCATCATGGCCCAGATGGCTATGACTGAGGCAAGAATCGACGTAAAGAGCAGCGAGCCAAGCAAACCACCGCTGAAGGTGAAATGCACCGATTCAAACGGCATCAGGAGAAAGGCGAAGACACCGGTTGCGGAGAGTTGGAGCCACGTCAATGGCAATTCGCTGTCTGACGAAGACCAGCGATTGATAAACAGAATGTGCAGTGCATAACAAATCGCGCAGAGTAGGACGAACTGATCACCGAGATTCAGCGCAAGCTGCGACCAGATTGCCTGTCCCTGCGCGAGCGTTTCCGGCAGCGACAGTGTCACGATTCCGGCACAAGCGAGCGCAGCAGCCAACCACATGCGTTTGCGGATACGCGCTTTGAAAAAGAGCCAGCCGAAAACCGGCGTCAGCGGAACATACAGGGCAGTTATGAATCCCGCGCGGGCGGAAGTGGTATACTGCAAGCCGATGGTCTGAAAAACGTAGCCGCCGCACAGGAAGAAGCCGAGCACGGCTCCGCGCTTCAGCAGGAGCTTATTGAAGCGCAGCGACTTGCGGCCGAAGATCAGAGGGAAGAGCAGACCAGCCAGCGAAAAGCGCAACGCGACGAACAGAATCGGCGAACAGTCGTCTAATGACCACTGCACGATGGGGAAGGTGAATCCCCAAAAAACCGTCACCCCGAGCAGGGCCAGATAGGCGGTCAGCACGGGGTGAAGGTACGAACATTTGCACAGATTTGCAAGTGCAAATCACCTTGCGCAAGACATGACAGGCAGTCTACTTTTTGAAGAAGTCAATCAGAATTTCAGCGACTTCATCACCGACGCGGCCTTGTGCTTCGACGGTAGCGGCACCAATATGCGGCAGCGCGACGACTTTAGGATGCTCAACCAAGTCGCGGCGCGGCTTGGGTTCATTCACCCACACGTCAATTCCTGCACCGTACACGTGACCGGAGTTGAGTCCGGCGAGCAGCGCTTCCTCATCAATCACGCCGCCACGCGCGGTGTTGATCAG
Encoded here:
- a CDS encoding DUF1015 family protein; amino-acid sequence: MARIHPFRGLTYSPDLSAKLDKLVTQPYDKIDRALQEKYYARDPYNVIRVIKSDETVADPESTYPGAAATLAKWIAEGKLVEAQKPAFYLYYQTFKFLDKTYVRKGFMASVALEEERVKSHEHTLAGPKADRLRLLRALETNDECIFMLYTDPANDTVKLMDSVAKSHKPALECRDDYGELHQVWVADDPEFVTSMQKLLEPCDLYIADGHHRYETACNFKREALEKGWKPLGPQGFDHRMMALFPMEDPGLVILPTHRLIRNVQNFSAQKLLAALNASFTITPLSSADALFAQMDTVGTDQVFGMKAIGSREEFYFLQPKHTTVMVSRDNLTGISEASRKLGVTILHSLILEQELGIDAKVLSAGTHVDYVRSRQEAVDAVGKDGIQAAFLLNPTSVHDVKAVAALGERMPQKSTDFYPKLLAGLVMMKLGIQK
- a CDS encoding CBS domain-containing protein gives rise to the protein MSAILGRPAYSRTLGTGMGKVWDVVAQVTELFPEVKGLVLRHRGRLVLYPAAGQEYLDLLKHGQLKVDEHKILPLEPGPDDISIRDTLWDKQIVDVEGAKVVRVNDVQLLVGERQWVVHVDVGVSGLVRRLGYESAMRKAAQAFGKKFEDELISWKYVQPVSHTQDTPGPVRLKVGAQRLRELHPGELADILEDLDHSQRQVVLASMDAETAAEALEETDYDVQKAILESLEPERAAEIIEEMEPSIAADLLSDLDVTASEQIIQKFEFEDERAEVTELMTYEEETAGGLMTTDFLEISEEQTVEDAIELLRANAEEIEAYYYVYVHDEDGKLLGALSLRHLLLTDPALQVGNILSGRLITVSLDAGLKEIAEIFLTYNFLFIPVVDDDGVQKGVISFKDSLDDLMPTLYKTWKKD
- a CDS encoding DEAD/DEAH box helicase; the protein is MTKEKEKIVEHTAFEQFDLDERLVRAVIALGYERPTPIQNQSIPLALAGEDVMGAAQTGTGKTAAFGLPILHHVLNSKHGKPAALVLSPTRELAVQIEDSLKKYAKHTKIKILAIYGGVGYGPQLEGLKKGADVLVATPGRLLDHLSRGTLKLDSLQVLVLDEADRMLDMGFLPDVRRIIARVPKERQTMLFSATFPDEVMKLANEILTKPKLVQIGARSSAARGLTHTAYPVPAHLKPDLLLEILLEINSPAVLIFTRTKHRADKVQKLLAKSNIEVTSLHSDRTQRQRTAALDGFKRGKFSVMVATDIAARGIDISGITHVVNYDLPATAEDYVHRTGRTARAERLGDAITLVAPDEEILLREIEKHLGTTMTRSALAHFNYEVPAPEKATSLQKTSGSIGPQKKTFTSSHRRPKIPRRTGR
- a CDS encoding Nramp family divalent metal transporter, producing MAALFSRLTYRASPAWTRFLLFLSIMGPGLITANVDNDAGGITTYSQAGAHFGLTVLWIFIPMTIVLIMIQEMSNRMGVVTGKGLSDLIRETFGVRWTFYLMMALLVTNFGNVVAEFSGIAAAGELFGVSKWISVPIAALLVWVLVLKASYTMIERVFLIAVVFYAAYVIAGVQAKPDWERVGLALVTPTFTGNREYLLMIIGVIGTTIAPWMQFYQQASVVEKEIPLKHYKYSRIDTIVGGVAVSIVALFIVIVCAETLYPTGMRIEEASQAAAALKPLAGEFSALLFGLGLLNASLFAASVLPISTSYTICEAMGWESGVNYRWDEAKQFYVIYTALIVLGALFVLIPGLPLIRVMFLSQVVNGVLLPFILIPMLIMVNRTRLMGKYVNGPIYNVLCWGMVIVLSGLSLVYFGSLLFE
- a CDS encoding DMT family transporter, which codes for MLTAYLALLGVTVFWGFTFPIVQWSLDDCSPILFVALRFSLAGLLFPLIFGRKSLRFNKLLLKRGAVLGFFLCGGYVFQTIGLQYTTSARAGFITALYVPLTPVFGWLFFKARIRKRMWLAAALACAGIVTLSLPETLAQGQAIWSQLALNLGDQFVLLCAICYALHILFINRWSSSDSELPLTWLQLSATGVFAFLLMPFESVHFTFSGGLLGSLLFTSILASVIAIWAMMRFQPRVPVTGAAIIYSMEPVMAGLAAWIMQNHVPPTVTLFGAALILVAMLIASTIHEPEITRT